In Taeniopygia guttata chromosome Z, bTaeGut7.mat, whole genome shotgun sequence, one genomic interval encodes:
- the FN3KRP gene encoding ketosamine-3-kinase (The RefSeq protein has 2 substitutions compared to this genomic sequence), which produces MEDALQEALGTKVLQPTGHMGGGCISHGQSYNTDHGRVFVKCNSQLEARRMFEGEMASLEAILKTETIKVPKPIKVIDLPECSTVFVMEHLEMRAVNRHSAQLGTQLADLHLYNQRLGEKLKKEGSTVGKGQGQTEVQFVDQFGFHTVTCCGYLPQVNDWHSDWVSFFTRQRIQPQMDMIEKKSGDREARELWAQLQLKIPSLFCDMEIFPALLHGDLWGGNVAEDDSGPIIFDPASFYGHSEYELAIAGMFSGFTSSFYSAYHSKIPRAPGFEKRLKLYQLFHYMNHWNHFGSGYRGSSLNIMRNLVK; this is translated from the exons ATGGAGGACGCGCTGCAGGAGGCGCTCGGCACGACGGTGCTGCAGCCGACCGGGCACATGGGGGGCGGCTGCATCAGCCACGGCCAGAGCTACGACACGGACCACGGCCGGGTGTTCGTGAAGTGCAACTCGCAGCTGGAg GCCAGAAGAATGTTTGAGGGAGAAATGGCAAGTCTGGAAGCCATTCTGAAAACAGAGACAATAAAAGTGCCTAAACCAATCAAAGTCATAGACCTGCCTGAGTGCAGTACTGTGTTTGTGATGGAACATTTGGAAATGAGGGCCGTGAACAG acACTCAGCACAGCTTGGAACTCAGCTGGCTGATCTTCACCTTTATAACCAGAGACTTGGAGAGAAGCTGAAGAAAGAGGGGAGCACAGTTG gtAAAGGTCAAGGGCAAACAGAAGTCCAGTTTGTGGATCAATTTGGCTTTCATACAGTTACCTGCTGTGGCTATCTTCCACAG GTGAACGACTGGCACAGTGACTGGGTGAGTTTCTTTACTAGACAAAGGATCCAGCCCCAGATGGACATGATTGAAAAGAAATCAGGTGACAGAGAAGCAAGAGAACTTTGGGCACAGCTTCAG CTGAAGATACCCAGTTTGTTCTGTGATATGGAAatttttcctgctctcctgcacGGGGATCTCTGGGGCGGAAATGTAGCTGAGGATGATTCTGGTCCGATTATTTTTGATCCAGCTTCTTTCTACGGCCATTCAGAGTACGAGCTTGCAATAGCTGGGATGTTTAGTGGCTTCACTAGTTCTTTTTATTCTGCTTATCACAGTAAaatccccagagctccagggttTGAGAAACGCCTGAAGCTTTATCAGCTGTTCCACTATATGAACCACTGGAACCATTTTGGGTCAGGGTACAGAGGGTCTTCTTTAAACATTATGAGAAACCTTGTAAAGTAA
- the FN3KRP gene encoding ketosamine-3-kinase isoform X1 — protein MFEGEMASLEAILKTETIKVPKPIKVIDLPECSTVFVMEHLEMRAVNRHSAQLGTQLADLHLYNQRLGEKLKKEGSTVGKGQGQTEVQFVDQFGFHTVTCCGYLPQVNDWHSDWVSFFTRQRIQPQMDMIEKKSGDREARELWAQLQLKIPSLFCDMEIFPALLHGDLWGGNVAEDDSGPIIFDPASFYGHSEYELAIAGMFSGFTSSFYSAYHSKIPRAPGFEKRLKLYQLFHYMNHWNHFGSGYRGSSLNIMRNLVK, from the exons ATGTTTGAGGGAGAAATGGCAAGTCTGGAAGCCATTCTGAAAACAGAGACAATAAAAGTGCCTAAACCAATCAAAGTCATAGACCTGCCTGAGTGCAGTACTGTGTTTGTGATGGAACATTTGGAAATGAGGGCCGTGAACAG acACTCAGCACAGCTTGGAACTCAGCTGGCTGATCTTCACCTTTATAACCAGAGACTTGGAGAGAAGCTGAAGAAAGAGGGGAGCACAGTTG gtAAAGGTCAAGGGCAAACAGAAGTCCAGTTTGTGGATCAATTTGGCTTTCATACAGTTACCTGCTGTGGCTATCTTCCACAG GTGAACGACTGGCACAGTGACTGGGTGAGTTTCTTTACTAGACAAAGGATCCAGCCCCAGATGGACATGATTGAAAAGAAATCAGGTGACAGAGAAGCAAGAGAACTTTGGGCACAGCTTCAG CTGAAGATACCCAGTTTGTTCTGTGATATGGAAatttttcctgctctcctgcacGGGGATCTCTGGGGCGGAAATGTAGCTGAGGATGATTCTGGTCCGATTATTTTTGATCCAGCTTCTTTCTACGGCCATTCAGAGTACGAGCTTGCAATAGCTGGGATGTTTAGTGGCTTCACTAGTTCTTTTTATTCTGCTTATCACAGTAAaatccccagagctccagggttTGAGAAACGCCTGAAGCTTTATCAGCTGTTCCACTATATGAACCACTGGAACCATTTTGGGTCAGGGTACAGAGGGTCTTCTTTAAACATTATGAGAAACCTTGTAAAGTAA